The sequence AAAAAACAAGGCAAagattgttgtttttaaaaagattcttatGTAGGTGTATACATGTAATTTCTCTGGCAATGCATGCCAGAAATTGATAACAGTGGCTAAGGGAAGTGGCAGTCTCAGTGCAAAGGTAAGTGGAAGCTTGCTAAAactatacaattaaaaaaaaccttttgcaTTTCGAACTCTATACATGTAAAGGACTTTGATAATTAAATGCATGTCTACGCATGAAACAAAGATATGTAACATAAGGTCACCTATCACAAATTTCACTAATCACGAGAAAAACAAACCAGAATGCTTGGCCCAGGGCAGGTACTCAAGAATATTTCCTGATGGATAACTGAATTATAAGAAGTACTATTTCAATATAAATAGTTAATCATTTGAGGAGATGGGTACCACCGAGAGACCAACTTTTGAATTCAAATGGCATGCCAAAtcttacctccttttttttttttttttataacggACAGAAAGGAAATACTAAATCCAGAAGCTTTAAGAGGTGAAGCTGTAAACGAAAAAATTTGATTTAAGGTCCCTTGTAGGTTAATACAGAATGCTTCCAGGGAATTTAGGGAAGTGAAACTCTACATGATATTCAAATAGTGAATACAtgacattatacatttgtcaaaatgcaTAGAATGAAGAACACTAAGAAGGAACTAATGTAAATTGAagactttaataataaaatatcagtattggttcatcaattgtaatgAGTGTACCACAGTAATGTAATACAGAATGTAAATAATAGAGGAAACAGTTGCGAGGAGGAGGAATTGTGTGGGAAACCTCTGTACTTTccaatcaatttttctttttttttttgagatggagtctcgctctgtcgcctaggctggagtgcagtggctcaatcttggctcactgcaagctccgcctcccgggttcacgccattctcctgcctcagcctcccgagtagctgggactacaggcgcccgccaccacgcccagctaattttttgtatttttagtagagacggggtttcaccgtgttagccaggatggtctcgaactcctgacctcgtgatccgcctgcctcggcctcccaaagtgctgggattacaagcatgagccaccacgcccggcctccaatcaatttttctaaaattatcttaaaactaggagtgcttaaaaaaaaagtctaataataaagaaagaaaagaggaacagAGTTGGAAGActtgaaaaaaaagttattcaccTTCCTAGAACATACAGTGGGAACTCAAGAAACATGTGTTGGATTCACCTGAATCAAATTCAGTGAGAAATGAGCAGGTAAAGTGTGCATGCAGATTTAAAATTTAGGAAAAGTGCGAACTCATCAATGAGGTGTTTGATGAAGTCCTAGggtatatatttcattaaaatgaattaGATGGCTTGCAATCCTTATCAATAAGATTATAGATCTTTCCCAAGACATTTATGACAATTACAGATTTCCAGCAATAAATATGTAAGCAATTGTGGTATTTTTCTCCAATTATTTAGAGAAGCATTAACCTGAAACTTCCAAATTTTGTACAAGCTTGTTGCCAGACTTTTTTTCCCTGTGGATAGGTTTTTTGGGATGTCTATTGTCTTTATATAAATCCTCACAAGATAAAAAGCAGACTTTTGAGGCATTTGTTAAGTTCTCTTACAaactatgttatttttatttagaaaacagtttATCTAGATTTATGAAAGAgttatttaaaagtttctttttttcttttttttttttttgagacagagtctcactctattaccaggctggatggagtacagtgacttgatcttagctcactgcaacttcagactccctggttcaagtgcttctcctgcttcagcctcagtagctgggattacaggcatgcaccatcacgcccagctaatttttgtatttttagtagagatggggtttcaccatgttggccaggatggtgtcgatctcctgacctcgtgacccgcgcacctcagccacccaaagtgctgggattacatgcatgagccactgcgcccagccaaaagtttCTTCTTAATTGTAGTCTTGACTTCAGTAGTGAGAAGCCAGATTTGGAAATAAGCCTAGCATGGCATTGAAACATACTAACTACGTATATTGTAGAATCGGCCACAATTATTGGAGAATTTAGTAGGTAATGCCCACATGTGCCCAACGTACtctcttggggggaaaaaatgcTCTTGGTAGAAACATGGTTGTACTGCTAACTGCAGGCCACTGAGGCTAAAGTGTGTTGTGCCTCAAATGTTCTATGTTGTATCTTGCCATTGGGTTTAAGTCTCTATTTCATTACTATCTCTTTTCAAAAAGTATGAAAGTCAAGtttccggccgggcacggtggctcaagcctgtaatcccagcactttgggaggccgagacgggcggatcatgaggtcaggagatcgagaccatcctggctaacacggtgaaaccccgtctctactaaaaaatacaaaaactagccgggcgaggtggtgggcgcctgtagtcccagctactcgggaggctgaggcaggagaatggcgtgaacccgggaggcggagcttgcagtgagctgagatccggccactgcactccagcccgggtgacagagcaagactccgtctcaaaaaaaaaaaaaaaaaaaaaaaaaaagaaagtcaagttTCCTGATAATTGGAGCTCCTTCTAATTTTATGGGTATTTCCTTGTGTTATTAGATATTGAAACTGAGCCAGGATCTTGATCTCCCCAGTCCCAAAGCAATGATGTGGGGATGTGTTTTTGCCCCAAAGAGAACAGTAGGCTGATGGTGTTAAACAGCGGCTCTGTCTCTGTTGATACACTTATCAGTGAAAGCGGGATCCTGTTGTCATTCTGCATCTTGGAGTTGCTATCCATGTTCCTTGAAGAATTCGAAGTTTATTCCTTCCATTCTTATTAGCCTTTACACAGCGCCAAATCCTTATGTTCCTGTACCAAACTACTTATTTACCtctaaaaccaaagaaaataaccagtatccatttcttttttgtattttaatgtgtatatttcacagtgcttctcaaactgtctGTTCTGAAACTGCAGAACTTTTTTGTCTATCACAGATactttgtaaaacaaaatttttaagtgaCTAGAAAAAAGAATACCTACAAAATAGAAGCCTCAAATGTTATTATTAGCTTCAGCTGACATCATACTACTCTATGAGATTGCTATGAAAGTATTCAAATGCCTGCTCTAATGAGCTGAGTGGTCTGTCTCATCACGAACCACTACAAAGCACTGGGTCACATTTGTGGAGCCCTGGTGTAGTGGCTGATTTGTCTCATCATGACAGCGTTGGTGCTCAGGAAGCGcgtgcgctctctctctctctctctttctcatctctTTTACTAAGGTACATGGGCACATAGCCCAGATCCATTGAGGTTCCAAaacttttgctaaaacttttggaggaaaaaagtaattatttctaTTGAGATTGCTAAAATGTAGATAGTGTCCTTTCTTgtcagtatttattattattggaaAGATTCTCAGGGTTGGGCCAATTagtatttgtattttacatttcaaaggtATTGCCAAAAAAGAATCCAACATTTCACATTTACACCAGCAACATTTGAAGGTATCTTTATAAGAACTGGCTGTCGAAGTGCTTTCACATCTTAGTCGGTCTATGGAGTGTTAAAGGAACATCtcattgttttctaatttcctttcatCTAACTACtcattaatttaaacattttttcacttGTTTGCTGACAATTTGGATTTATGCTTCTGTGAATTGTCTATTTatatcttttacccatttttcccTTGGTCTGTCCTTTtcctgtaagtttttttttttttttttttttttttttttttttgagactgagttgctctatcacccaggctggagtgcagtggcgcaaccttggctcactacaacctccgcctcctggattcaagcaatcctcccacctcagcctcctgagtagctgggattacaggcgcctgccaccatgcccgactaattttcttattttttcttcttttagtaaagatggggtttcgccatgttggccaggctggtctcgaactcctgacctcaagtgatccacctgcctcagcctcccacagtagtcagattataggcgtgagtcaccgtgcctggcccttttccTATAAATTTCTAAGAGCTCTTTGTTTACTAGaaaaatgtgtctttttcatCCACGCtcttagtttgggctgctataacagaatatcatagactgggtggcttaagcaacaaaCATTGATTTCTCAGCTGTTGACTACAGTTACAAAGAGTATGTGCACATAGAAAGGGGGCGGTGagactttacatgtattatccaGGAGGAGAGCGTCAAAAGGGAGACTTTCTCTCGTAATCCCTTAAAGCTGGGGGACAGAAGCGTTTCTCTGCTAAAGAGGCCAACATACCAAAGTCCACAGAGAGACAGATAAAGGGCAGGATGGAGATGCCATGGTGGATACTCAGAAGAGAAATTCcagtttatgtgtatatgtgtgcatgagtatgtgtgagtgcatgcatgtgtatatgttaGTGCCCGTGCGTGTGTGCCTGCATGAGTGTGCAGATGCATACATCCATATATGTATGTGAGTACATGCATcatatgtgagtgcatgtgtgtgtgtgcatgtatgcttGCGTTTGGGGGCACAGGCAAAAATAGATGGGGTTAAATATTTGGAATGGGTCTttcaaactgctttttttttttttttttttttttttttgagacagggtcttgctctgtcatccaggctggagtgcagtggcgatcatagctcactgtagccttaacctcctgggctcaggtgatcctcccttcccagcctcctgagtagctagaattataggcacgcagcaccatgtctggctaatttttgtgggtgttttttggtagagatggggtcacacaatgttgcctaggctggtctcaaactcctggctctagtgatcttcttgcctaggcgtctcaaagttctgggattacaggaatgagacaCTGACTAGGCCTCAAACTGTTATAATAATGGTAGTGACCTTGGACATTTTCCTGAGGAGTCACTGTAAATTTTTAAGTGGAGTAGTGATTTCATCTGACTCATTTAACATCAGCATGGAGGATTGCATTAGAGTAGTATTTCCAAAATGCTGTCTGAAGATGCAAAAGTTTCTGAAGAAGTCTCCCCTGTGTAGtaaatttagttaaaataatatagtaaaatttagtaaaaaaaaaaaaaaaaaaaaaggacaatataGTAAATCCTTTAAATATCTAAATTTATTCAACTTGCCTGAATTCTCTGGTTATTCCTTCTTTGACTTTGGGGTTTCAAAtcctttttatttaataagaCACTGGTGTTAATAGATGGTAGtaataggtttgtttgtttgttaatgcttgataaaataaaaagttggcatcttttttaaaaagatattccagatttttttgaaaataaatggatcTTTGAAATCTCAAAGTCTGGGAGCCACTGGCAAGGTGGTATAAGCAGAAAtatgcctttgtgtgtgtgtgttttttccatAGTACACATTCCCTGGCCCCTGAGGAAGAATTCAAGTGTAATGAAGTCAGTACAGGcatatgtattttgaaaaagCTCCTAAATCCTTTAGAGATGCTTCTCTGGTTTACAATCCCTGGTTTGGAGGAGAGCTGGGAAAGGCCTGGTGTTCATCAATGAAGAAAACCTTGAAGAAACCAGGACATGAGAAGACAAGAAGGGTGAATGTGAACAACATTTTTCTTAGATGGAATGAATAGGACTCAAGGATGCGAAGATGGTCCTTGTGGATGATATAAGCAAAGCTGGGGTTCAGGAGGAGGCTCCAGATCGTCAGCAGGGAGAATGAGCCTGCTTTACTGTGCATGAAAGGGATTTCCTTCAACATGAGGTTCCCATCCTTCTATCTTGTTCCTAAGAATTAATTCTTCTTAAGAAGGCAACAGACAAAGAGAAGACTTTTGTGAAGAATGAGGTAAACATTCAGGATACAAAGTCTAATGTAGAATTCTAGAGTAGATGGTGCTTGGTTTCCATGGAGTATCTGCCACAAACTGAAGTATTAATATTTTCTGGTTTTAAGAATgcaagtaaataaagaaaacaagagagtGGGTGTGATACAGTTtcgctctgtgtccccacctaaatctcatgttgaattgtaatcttcagtgttgggggagggacctggtgggaggtgattggatcatgggggagggATGTAGGGATTTCCCCtgtactgttcttgtgagagtgagtTCTCAAAAGATCTGGCTGTTTGAAAGTGCCCAGCACCCCTCTCCTTTGCTCTCTCTGTcctgccagccatgtgaagaagtgcttgcttctccttgccttcagccatgattgtaagcttcctgaggccctcccaGAGGCAGAAGCCTATAAAGCCTTCTGAACAATAAGCTGattaaaccactttttaaaataaattacccaggctttatagtagtgtgagaacacACTAATACAGGATGTCTGTGACTTAAGACTTCTGCTAAGTGGTTAGAGACTCTGACAACTCCAAATGGTCAAGTGACATATTGTTGAGTCCTCTGAGGGCAGGAGTCTATCTCCTCCTACTTTATCCTGGCTATGTTGCTAAAGCACCAAAAGGTAATTGGTACTTGTTGATTGAGGTTTTTGTTCTTTTACCGAACCAGTGAACCcttttggaaatataattttatattttaaaactttagaacTATTCTGTATTCTTTAATCTCTCACGGTCTCTATTACTGTTCTCTGTAATAGAAATGATTTGGACTAGTTCTGAGTTGGCTGatttagaagacaagaaataagtgctgattcttcattcattcaacttataaaatattttattgacacCTATGATGAACCACTAATTGAATGTGGAAtgtgaaggaaagggaagaattcAGGCGGATACTAGCATCTTTCAGTTAAGCAACTGGACAGGATGAAAAGTTCTAATGATCTATTGTTGCCTAACAAACCATCTcaaaactgagtggcttaaaagaacatctttttgttgttgttatttctcaGGATTATTTGAGTTGACTGAGCTAAGCTCTGCTGTTCTTGCTTGAGGCAAGACCAGAACTACAGAAAGGTGAGTGTAGTGTCTCAAGTACAAAATTTAAGGAGACACTCACTCTTGGAGTCTTTGGAGCCCAATTATGAAGGTCAATgcctccttaaattttgcaccAAAATGCCTCACTTGCTTCACCCTGATCTTGATCCTGGCTTGGGGTCTCTCTCATGTGCCTTAAGTAGGATGGCAGCTAGAGCTGGAGCTATCTGAAGGTTCAATTGGGCCAGACATCCAAGATAGTGTCTCCACTCACAAGTCTGGTGCCTGCTTCACTCACATGGCTGAAATAGCAGGGAGCTGGTCAGGGATCTCCTTCCCTCTCCATGTATCCTCTACACATAGTAAGCATGGGCTTCCTCATAGCATGCCAGTCTGAAGGTGGTCCAGATGTCTTACATGGTGACTGGCTTCTCCAGAGCAAGCATTCCAAGAGGcctgataaggtttggctctgtgttcccagccaaatctcatcttgtagctcccataattcccacatatttgggagggaccccgtgggagatggttgaatcatgggggtgggtcttttccatgctgttttcatgatagtgaatgggtctcatgaggtctgatggttttaaaaacaggagtttctctgcTCAAGCCCTCTCATtccctgctgccattcatgtaagacgtgatttgctcctccttgccttccgtcataattgtgaggcctccccagccatgtggaactgtaagtctaataaacctgtttcttttgtaaattgctcagtttGGGGTAtggtctttatcagcagtgtgaaaacggactaatagaAGGCCTGAGTAGAAGCTGCAAGGCTTCTTGTGATCAAGCCTTGGAGGCCCCAGAATGTCAGTCACTTTCACTATGTCCCATTGATCAAAGTCAGTAAGGCCTACCCAAGACTCAGGGGGAAGGGGATTGGACTCTACCTTTTGGTCTGAGCAGTAAGGATTTAAAGGCAGGGGGAAAACTGATGGAGAACAATTTTGGAGGGTATCCACCACAGAAAGCCCAGTAAACAAAGAGGTTTTGGGGATGGAAAATTAGAAGTGCTCTTGGGGAAGCTTAAGTTGGAGATGTTCTTGGAACCAagtgaatatatacatatggagATCAGAGAAAGACTGAAATTGAAAACATCAAATTAGGAGATGCAATTTAAAATCAAGGCAATAGATGTGGTTACCTAAGGAGTCAAGAGAGAGAAGGAGTCATCAGGCAGTAAAATGAGAGAACAGGGGAGTGTGGAGTTTCAGaagccaaaattttaaaaagcgcTTTGAAAAGAAGGAGGTGATCAGTCATGGCCAATGCTGCTGAAACGTCAAATAAGCTGAGGACTGAGAAGTGACCATCGGGTAGAGCAAGATTTTGGTCACAAGTGACTCCACATAATCGAATGTAGCTCAATTATGTAGCATGAATCGAGGGGAGAACAGGAGAGTGAGGAAAATGAGTAAAAGCAAGGTTTTCAAGTTTTCATGAAAATGGGATAGCGactgagtggggaggaggagtCTAGaagattttactatttttttttttaagataggagaTAGTATAGCCTATTGTGGTGAATGGAAATGATACAACAAAAAAGTGGGCTGAGAACCCCTCAGGCTTGCAATGCTAATGCTGTGTGACTGGGATGCAGAGGTCCCCAAAGCATGCAGAGGTCTTGGGTCTCCCTTAAACCCCACTGAGAGCTGTATCAAGGCCAAGGTGGGGCAagttttaccaaaaacacaacaacacagaaaaaaaaaaaaaacatgttaacttcgagagcagtggttctcaaagtttgAGCAGCATTCCCTGAGAACGTGTTAGAAATGCATATTCTTGGGACCCACCAGTccaactgaatcagaaactcccaAAACTAGGGATCTGAGTTTTCTGATACGTGCTAAGGTTTGGGTCCCACTATTCTAAAGGAACTCAAGAACAATTCAAGCAAAGATGAAACTGAGTGCTGACTTTGTTCCTTATGGGCCTAAAATAACAAAGCTTTAAAGACAAGAGGGGCTTGTTCAATTGTCTAATTGGCTTCCAACCTTATCTATGAGGGATCCCAGACACACAGAAGGTGTCTGAGTTGTCCAAGTCCTCCAGGCAGGACTGAAAGGACAACtccaaataacagaaagaaaaaaagagagagagaatcagggATATGGTTGTTTTGATGTGCTATGAAGTTGCAGGCtttctgtacttttttagtaTCGATGTATATTATTTGTCTACTACGACTCAAGTGAGAGCAAGCCGGTCCGCCTTACCTCAGTCTGGCTCTTTTAAGGTTTGATTTTGGTACTGCAGAGGTGCAGCTTCCCACGGCAGACCCAGCGCCTCTAAGGACCGCAGCAGCCTCAGCAGGCACAGGAGGATGTCCCACAGCCGGAGGAATCTCCTAGTGCTGGGCCTGCGGCTGTGACTTTTGCTGTTTCAAATTCACTTGGCCTCTAGGGAGAGGCGGACAACCCGACGCTGAGCGCGTCGGAGCCCCGGCTCCCTCTGTTTCTGGAGAGGAGATTTAGCCTTAATTTTTGTGACAGATGGAGTTGATAGTCTCTCCAcggaaaggggaggaaaaaagcGCCAGTTTTTGACAGGCCGCAGACGCCCGCTGCCTCTGGTGGCCGAAGGCTGCGTTGCGCCCCAGTTAAGGTAGCTCGGTAACTCCCGCGCCGAGACAGCAGAAGTTTCCTCTGCGGGGCAGCCTCCCTTAAATGTAGTGAGGGGCTGAAACTTACACTTTAATACAAACCTTTGGTGTGTGCCCATTTATCTCCTTCTTCTGTCTTGTGACTGCGGCCAGGTGGCACTTGCTCAACATTCCGgaatatttttaatgctatttaAATTCTTTCATTACTGCACGTGTTGCAAGCTTATCTTCCTAAGAAATTACTTCGGTTGATTGGATTTCGGTCTTGCAATTTACGGCGGTACCTGCCAGATGGCCTAACTGGGActcgggggcggggggagggTTGTAAGCATCTCATCAACATCTCCCTAATAAAGTGTGTGCTTCTTTCTTGTatgcttctttaaaaaagtttCAGTCTCACATTTTCTCTCTGCATTCTCGCCCTCCCCTCTGTGGTGATCGAGACCCAAAGACAGGGGGCCTGGAAGATAAACTGAGTTCTGAATCCAGTCGAAAGCACAGATGGGGACCAGCGAGaattaataaaactataaaaaaaaaaaaaaaaaaaagcaagaaaaagaaaaaagaaccaaacaaaaaagGCCCGTGCCTGAGCCGGATGCAAACAGCTGCCCTTAAGCCCTGCCCGCTGGTTCAGTACGCGAGCTAGGGCTGCATATCCGAGCTTCCTTAAGAGTAGGAGGAGCTCCCGGCCTCCGTCAAGCTCCTTAAGCCTTTCCTTTCAAGCCCTGAATGCCTGAATGTGAGCTGCCCACCACCCTCCCGCCCTCCCCCACTCCGCAACCCCACTCCAGCggctagtaaaaaaaaaaaaaaaaaactttcaacaacAACAGGCAGGACCAATAGCATCTCGAAAAGCCGGGAAAGGGGGCCGAGCAAAGGGCGAAAGAgagtggagaaaggagaaagcgGGCAGGCTCGGAGCGCGCGGGGCCGGGGCTCGGCGAGCCGGAGGAGCGttgctaatgtttttgtttgtttgcttttccatGCATGCATAATGAGGGGGCACCGCGGCACCACGCGGGGGCTCCCGGCCCACTTTTGTATTTAAAGCCTCGCTGCTAACGAGTCTGCAGCCGGGCTCAGCGGATCCGCTCCCCGGGCTCCTGGTCACCCGAGAAGCCGCCGCCGAGTGAAGCCAGGGAGCCGCTCTCCGGCAGCGCCGACTTTCTTGTTCTCCCCGCGCCTCCCGGAAAGAGCTCCCCGGAGCTCGGCGGAGGCCGTGGTTGCCGCGGGCGGAGGGGGAGGGGACGCGGGGCGGCCGGGCCGCGGGAAGGCGGGCAGCGCGCGGACGCCGGGCCAGGAAGCGGCGCGATGCGAGAGACCGCGGCAGCAGTGGCGGCTGCGCGGCGCTGAGCCCGGGAGGAAGGAGCGCCGCGGCCACAGCGCGAGCAGCCGGCGCGGGGACAGCCGGCCGCACAACGGATCTGCAGGCGCGGAGCAAAATGCACCCGCCGCGCCGCGCGGTCCTGCAGCCCCGCCACGGCCCCGCGGCCCGCACCCCCCCGGGGCGACAGTGAGCCTCTCCCGCCACCACCGGGGGCCGAGCGGAGGGCTCTCGGGTGGGAGAGCGGGACCAGATCTCGGCAGCTGTTCATTTCCAGGAAGCCACCACAGCCGGAGCGAAAGGGGACCTTCTGCCACCAGCGGGGCATCAGCCAGCGGCGCGCATGGATTTATGAAGACACTCATGCAAGAAGTGGGCAGGACTTGGACAAACTTTTCCACCGGCTCCGCGTCCGCCGCTCCCCGCGCCTCgtctcctttcccctcctctcccgGCGGCCGCCGCTGCCCGCGATGGTGGCCGCGCTGCTGGGCGGCGGCGGCGAGGCCCGCGGGGGGACCGTGCCGGGCGCCTGGCTGTGCCTGATGgcgctgctgcagctgctgggcTCGGCGCCGCGGGGCTCGGGGCTGGCGCACGGCCGCCGCCTCATCTGCTGGCAGGCGCTGCTGCAGTGCCAGGGGGAGCCGGAGTGCAGCTACGCCTACAACCAGTACGCGGAGGCGTGCGCGCCTGTGCTGGCGCAGCACGGCGGGGGCGACGCGCCCGGGGCCGCTGCTGCCGCTGCAGCTTTCCCGGCTTCGGCAGCCTCCTTCTCGTCGCGCTGGCGCTGCCCGAGCCACTGCATCTCGGCCCTCATTCAGCTCAACCACACGCGCCGCGGGCCCGCCCTGGAGGACTGTGACTGCGCGCAGGACGAGAACTGCAAGTCCACCAAGCGCGCCATTGAGCCGTGCCTGCCCCGGACGAGCGGCGGCGGCGCTGGCGGCCCCGGCGCGGGCGGGGTCATGGGCTGCACCGAGGCCCGGCGGCGCTGCGACCGCGACAGCCGCTGCAACCTGGCGCTGAGCCGCTACCTGACCTACTGCGGCAAGGTCTTCAACGGGCTGCGCTGCACGGACGAATGCCGCACCGTCATTGAGGACATGCTGGCTATGCCCAAGGCGGCACTGCTCAACGACTGCGTGTGCGACGGCCTGGAGCGACCCATCTGCGAGTCGGTCAAGGAGAACATGGCCCGCTTGTGCTTCGGCTCCGAGCTGGGCAATGGCCCGGGCAGCAGCGGCTCGGACGGGGGCCTGGACGACTACTACGATGAGGACTACGATGACGAGCAGCGCCCCGGGGGCGCGGGTGGTGAGCAGCCGCTAGACGACGACGACGGCGTCCCGCACCCACCGCGCCCAGGCAGCGGCGCTGCTGCAGCGGGCGGCCGCGGGGACCTGCCCTATGGGCCCGGGCGCAggagcagcggcggcggcggccgctcGGCGCCCCGGGGCGCCTGGACCCCACTTGCCTC is a genomic window of Chlorocebus sabaeus isolate Y175 chromosome 12, mChlSab1.0.hap1, whole genome shotgun sequence containing:
- the GAS1 gene encoding growth arrest-specific protein 1, with product MVAALLGGGGEARGGTVPGAWLCLMALLQLLGSAPRGSGLAHGRRLICWQALLQCQGEPECSYAYNQYAEACAPVLAQHGGGDAPGAAAAAAAFPASAASFSSRWRCPSHCISALIQLNHTRRGPALEDCDCAQDENCKSTKRAIEPCLPRTSGGGAGGPGAGGVMGCTEARRRCDRDSRCNLALSRYLTYCGKVFNGLRCTDECRTVIEDMLAMPKAALLNDCVCDGLERPICESVKENMARLCFGSELGNGPGSSGSDGGLDDYYDEDYDDEQRPGGAGGEQPLDDDDGVPHPPRPGSGAAAAGGRGDLPYGPGRRSSGGGGRSAPRGAWTPLASILLLLLGLLF